A single genomic interval of Scylla paramamosain isolate STU-SP2022 chromosome 4, ASM3559412v1, whole genome shotgun sequence harbors:
- the LOC135099903 gene encoding uncharacterized protein LOC135099903 isoform X2, with amino-acid sequence MSVSGAGGTEAPTRQKVKTMLVGACNKENRAVGVCLHVYLERDFLTLEGIVYPKRAQWNMMGNYYPRPGALTQPLPPLPDLDANTTSSRLRENTRRQRGVGMRGRHQHKLPLVGETKGRGKRSAPGNYAVTSDAYGTHGWVEGPELEDYCSRLGTVITCFEEVLIDCDNGYDFFRYRHLLHSLSHVHHYLCHTPEDRSSKFLPFLKLIDCAEKTREKMTSCHRPNITLNVWNQILRAEVGPEICDSLNTQRACLLDNNYLRDECGTEREELYRNVSGLFLGIWCRLPLYQRFYSSGTTSHHHYPSLYLTLVLVFLLHQMRLPSSW; translated from the exons ATGTCAGTGAGCGGCGCGGGAGGGACTGAGGCACCCACTAGACAGAAAGTAAAAA CCATGCTGGTGGGCGCCTGCAACAAGGAGAACAGGGCGGTGGGCGTGTGTCTCCACGTGTACCTGGAGCGGGACTTCCTCACGCTGGAGGGAATAGTGTACCCAAAACGTGCCCAGTGGAACATGATGGgcaa TTACTACCCGAGGCCCGGTGCTCTGACACAACCACTGCCGCCGCTGCCAGACCTTGACGCCAACACCACGTCCAGCCGCCTGAGGGAAAACACACGGCGGCAGCGGGGAGTGGGGATGCGTGGTCGCCATCAACACAAATTGCCTCTTGTGGGAGAGACTAAAGGCAGAGGGAAGCGCAGTGCTCCTGGGAACTACGCCGTGACGTCAGACGCGTACGGCACTCACGGCTGGGTGGAGGGACCCGAACTGGAGGACTACTGCAG CCGCCTCGGGACGGTGATCACCTGCTTTGAGGAAGTTCTAATAGACTGTGACAACGGATACGACTTCTTCAG GTACCGTCACCTGCTACACTCCCTGAGCCACGTGCACCACTACCTGTGCCACACACCTGAGGACCGCTCCTCCAAGTTCCTAC CGTTCCTGAAGCTGATTGACTGTGCTGAGAAGACCCGCGAAAAGATGACCTCGTGTCACCGGCCAAACATCACTCTCAACGTGTGGAACCAAATACTGAGGGCCGAAGTCGGCCCGGAGATCTGCGA CTCTCTCAACACCCAGCGAGCGTGTCTGCTGGACAACAACTATCTGAGGGACGAGTGTGGcacagagagggaggaactcTACAGGAACGTCTCGGGGCTCTTCCTGGGAATTTGGTGCCGTCTGCCACTTTACCAGCGCTTCTACTCATCGGGCACCACtagtcatcaccactacccttcCCTCTACCTCACTCTTGTCCTCGTATTCCTCCTGCACCAGATGAGACTTCCCAGCTCGTGGTGA
- the LOC135099903 gene encoding uncharacterized protein LOC135099903 isoform X1, with product MAVLLARRMFVVTAITTLIPAMLVGACNKENRAVGVCLHVYLERDFLTLEGIVYPKRAQWNMMGNYYPRPGALTQPLPPLPDLDANTTSSRLRENTRRQRGVGMRGRHQHKLPLVGETKGRGKRSAPGNYAVTSDAYGTHGWVEGPELEDYCSRLGTVITCFEEVLIDCDNGYDFFRYRHLLHSLSHVHHYLCHTPEDRSSKFLPFLKLIDCAEKTREKMTSCHRPNITLNVWNQILRAEVGPEICDSLNTQRACLLDNNYLRDECGTEREELYRNVSGLFLGIWCRLPLYQRFYSSGTTSHHHYPSLYLTLVLVFLLHQMRLPSSW from the exons CCATGCTGGTGGGCGCCTGCAACAAGGAGAACAGGGCGGTGGGCGTGTGTCTCCACGTGTACCTGGAGCGGGACTTCCTCACGCTGGAGGGAATAGTGTACCCAAAACGTGCCCAGTGGAACATGATGGgcaa TTACTACCCGAGGCCCGGTGCTCTGACACAACCACTGCCGCCGCTGCCAGACCTTGACGCCAACACCACGTCCAGCCGCCTGAGGGAAAACACACGGCGGCAGCGGGGAGTGGGGATGCGTGGTCGCCATCAACACAAATTGCCTCTTGTGGGAGAGACTAAAGGCAGAGGGAAGCGCAGTGCTCCTGGGAACTACGCCGTGACGTCAGACGCGTACGGCACTCACGGCTGGGTGGAGGGACCCGAACTGGAGGACTACTGCAG CCGCCTCGGGACGGTGATCACCTGCTTTGAGGAAGTTCTAATAGACTGTGACAACGGATACGACTTCTTCAG GTACCGTCACCTGCTACACTCCCTGAGCCACGTGCACCACTACCTGTGCCACACACCTGAGGACCGCTCCTCCAAGTTCCTAC CGTTCCTGAAGCTGATTGACTGTGCTGAGAAGACCCGCGAAAAGATGACCTCGTGTCACCGGCCAAACATCACTCTCAACGTGTGGAACCAAATACTGAGGGCCGAAGTCGGCCCGGAGATCTGCGA CTCTCTCAACACCCAGCGAGCGTGTCTGCTGGACAACAACTATCTGAGGGACGAGTGTGGcacagagagggaggaactcTACAGGAACGTCTCGGGGCTCTTCCTGGGAATTTGGTGCCGTCTGCCACTTTACCAGCGCTTCTACTCATCGGGCACCACtagtcatcaccactacccttcCCTCTACCTCACTCTTGTCCTCGTATTCCTCCTGCACCAGATGAGACTTCCCAGCTCGTGGTGA